In one window of Burkholderia cenocepacia DNA:
- a CDS encoding DUF4148 domain-containing protein, whose product MMKTQLISALLVAVSASVAAPVFAGESTVTRAQVRAELAALQQAGYQPNRPNDPNYPTNIQAALKRIRDDGAVAADTQAAGYGSDAGGAAQSGSRNTLRTAERSIYFGH is encoded by the coding sequence ATGATGAAGACCCAACTGATTTCCGCCCTTCTCGTTGCCGTGTCGGCCTCCGTCGCCGCACCGGTTTTTGCCGGCGAAAGCACTGTCACACGTGCGCAGGTGCGTGCGGAACTGGCCGCGTTGCAGCAAGCCGGCTACCAGCCGAACCGCCCCAACGATCCGAACTACCCGACCAATATCCAGGCGGCGCTGAAACGGATTCGCGACGACGGCGCCGTCGCGGCCGATACGCAGGCAGCCGGTTACGGCAGCGATGCCGGCGGTGCCGCGCAGTCCGGCAGCCGAAACACGCTGCGCACCGCCGAGCGCTCGATTTATTTCGGGCATTGA
- a CDS encoding hydroxymethylglutaryl-CoA lyase, translating into MNRHPQRLHIHEVATRDGFQNEAAFVDTDDKIALVDALSACGYAKIEVTSFTSPKAIPALRDAEAVMHGIVRAPGVVYTVLVPNVRGAERALSCGVDEVNLVMSMSESHNRANLRMTREQSFAQLRDVIDTVRGTGVAINVSLSTAMGCPMEGDVSAETVLAWMQRFADLGVHGFTLCDTTGMAFPSQVRNLSRRARERFGALQLTLHFHNTRGMALANTLAALDAGIDRFDASLGGLGGCPYAPGATGNACTEELVHMLELDGYDTGIDLAAVLAASARLPALIGHDVPSQILKAGLRSDLHPPPRADAGDMPAQRAFS; encoded by the coding sequence ATGAACCGGCATCCGCAACGACTCCATATCCACGAAGTCGCGACCCGCGACGGTTTCCAGAACGAGGCCGCGTTCGTCGACACCGACGACAAGATCGCGCTCGTCGACGCGCTGAGCGCCTGCGGCTACGCGAAGATCGAGGTCACGTCGTTCACGTCGCCGAAGGCAATTCCCGCGCTGCGCGACGCGGAAGCCGTGATGCACGGCATCGTGCGCGCGCCGGGCGTCGTCTATACGGTGCTCGTGCCGAACGTGCGCGGCGCCGAGCGCGCGCTGTCATGCGGCGTCGACGAGGTGAACCTCGTGATGTCGATGAGCGAGAGCCACAACCGCGCGAACCTGCGGATGACGCGCGAGCAGTCGTTCGCGCAGTTGCGCGACGTGATCGACACGGTGCGCGGCACGGGTGTCGCGATCAACGTGTCGCTGTCGACCGCGATGGGCTGCCCGATGGAAGGCGACGTGTCGGCAGAAACGGTGCTCGCGTGGATGCAGCGCTTCGCGGATCTCGGCGTGCACGGCTTCACGCTGTGCGACACGACCGGCATGGCGTTTCCGTCGCAAGTGCGCAATCTGTCGCGCCGCGCACGCGAGCGCTTCGGCGCGTTGCAGCTCACGCTGCACTTCCACAACACGCGCGGGATGGCGCTTGCCAACACGCTCGCGGCGCTCGACGCCGGCATCGACCGCTTCGACGCGTCGCTCGGCGGGCTCGGCGGCTGCCCGTATGCGCCGGGTGCGACCGGCAACGCGTGCACCGAGGAACTGGTGCACATGCTCGAGCTCGACGGCTACGATACGGGCATCGATCTGGCGGCCGTGCTCGCCGCATCGGCGCGGCTGCCCGCGCTGATCGGGCACGACGTGCCGAGCCAGATCCTGAAGGCCGGCCTCCGCTCCGACCTTCATCCGCCGCCGCGCGCCGACGCCGGCGACATGCCCGCGCAACGCGCTTTCTCGTGA
- a CDS encoding MarR family winged helix-turn-helix transcriptional regulator translates to MKPTETPSSAAPKLSEFLCFAIYSANLAFGKAYKPILDELGLTYTQYITIIALWEQDNQTVGQLGEKLFLESNTLTPILKKLEAMGYLERHRDPSDERQVLVSLTKSGRRVREKGLDMNLVEATGLKPDEFAKVQKAIVTLRGNLIRSTEA, encoded by the coding sequence ATGAAACCGACCGAAACCCCGTCGTCCGCCGCACCGAAGCTGTCCGAGTTCCTGTGCTTTGCGATCTACTCGGCGAACCTCGCGTTCGGCAAGGCGTACAAGCCGATCCTCGACGAGCTCGGCCTCACGTATACGCAATACATCACGATCATTGCGCTGTGGGAGCAGGACAACCAGACCGTCGGCCAGCTCGGCGAGAAGCTGTTTCTCGAATCCAATACGCTGACGCCGATCCTGAAGAAGCTCGAGGCAATGGGCTACCTGGAGCGGCACCGCGATCCGTCCGACGAACGCCAGGTGCTCGTCAGCCTGACGAAAAGCGGCCGACGCGTGCGCGAGAAGGGGCTCGACATGAACCTGGTCGAAGCCACCGGGCTGAAACCGGACGAGTTCGCCAAGGTACAGAAGGCGATCGTCACGCTGCGCGGCAACCTGATCCGGTCGACCGAAGCCTGA
- a CDS encoding MFS transporter, with protein sequence MNSQSLDLGGHAGGPESARPPAASAGAGADAAALPGRRVTLGDFMDDLPVGALHRFVVWVIGVGLFFDMYEIFLVSTIGSALQHEYGLSRQSADFKLLLASAFIGMFVGAMCLGSLADRIGRRKAFLLTLGWYSAFSLVGAFSVNADMLVACRFLTGIGVGAIYPVADSFLSEILPKDKRGRLAAWAYTTSYVAVPLVGFLALWLNPLQVAGVAGWRIILAIGSLGAVYVLLVQHRLPESPRWLLAQGRTADAHAALRRFAESAGVRVPEHFAEPVEPQRPLGLGERIALLRRQPYGARYVMLAIFHLLQGFGYYGFGTLAGTVVKSRGFDVTDSTLFIALSFIGYPIGSLLSIPLLNWIERRTLVIVSILSIAVFGLCFAYSGNTVLIVGFGFLTTCASNVFSNAYHVYQAEIFPARVRSTAIGSTYALSRIVSGALPFVLLPVLGHYGAGAMFGVISAALGIVAVTLRVLGPLTTRRSQDEINPV encoded by the coding sequence ATGAACAGCCAATCCCTCGACCTAGGCGGCCATGCCGGCGGCCCTGAATCCGCCCGGCCGCCGGCCGCTTCAGCAGGCGCCGGCGCCGATGCGGCAGCCCTTCCCGGCCGCCGCGTCACGCTCGGCGATTTCATGGACGATCTGCCGGTCGGCGCATTGCATCGATTCGTCGTCTGGGTAATCGGCGTCGGGCTGTTCTTCGACATGTACGAGATTTTTCTCGTCAGTACGATCGGCTCCGCGTTGCAGCACGAATACGGGCTGAGCCGGCAAAGCGCCGATTTCAAGCTATTGCTGGCGTCGGCGTTCATCGGCATGTTCGTCGGCGCGATGTGCCTCGGCAGCCTGGCCGACCGCATCGGCCGACGCAAGGCGTTCCTGCTCACGCTCGGGTGGTACAGCGCGTTCTCGCTGGTCGGTGCGTTTTCCGTGAACGCCGACATGCTCGTGGCATGCCGGTTCCTGACGGGCATCGGCGTCGGCGCGATCTATCCGGTCGCCGACAGCTTCCTGTCCGAAATCCTGCCGAAGGACAAGCGCGGGCGGCTCGCCGCGTGGGCCTACACGACTTCGTATGTCGCGGTGCCGCTCGTCGGCTTTCTCGCGCTGTGGCTGAATCCGTTGCAGGTGGCGGGCGTCGCCGGCTGGCGCATCATCCTCGCGATCGGCAGTCTCGGCGCCGTGTACGTGCTGCTCGTCCAGCACCGGCTGCCGGAAAGCCCGCGCTGGCTGCTCGCGCAAGGCCGCACGGCCGATGCGCACGCGGCGCTGCGGCGTTTCGCGGAAAGCGCCGGCGTGCGCGTGCCCGAACATTTCGCGGAACCCGTCGAGCCGCAGCGGCCGCTCGGGCTCGGCGAGCGCATCGCGCTGCTGCGCCGCCAACCGTACGGCGCGCGCTATGTGATGCTGGCGATCTTTCACCTGTTGCAGGGCTTCGGTTACTACGGGTTCGGCACGCTCGCCGGCACGGTCGTGAAAAGCCGCGGCTTCGACGTGACGGACAGCACGCTGTTCATCGCGCTGTCGTTCATCGGCTATCCGATCGGCTCGCTGCTGTCGATTCCGCTGCTCAACTGGATCGAGCGCCGTACGCTCGTGATCGTGTCGATCCTGTCGATCGCGGTGTTCGGGCTGTGCTTCGCCTATTCGGGCAATACGGTGCTGATCGTCGGCTTCGGGTTCCTGACGACCTGTGCGTCGAACGTGTTCAGCAACGCGTATCACGTGTATCAGGCCGAGATCTTCCCGGCGCGCGTGCGCTCGACGGCGATCGGCAGTACCTATGCGCTGTCGCGCATCGTGAGCGGCGCGCTGCCGTTCGTGTTGCTGCCGGTGCTCGGCCACTACGGCGCGGGCGCGATGTTCGGCGTGATCTCGGCCGCACTCGGCATCGTCGCCGTCACGCTGCGCGTGCTCGGGCCGCTGACCACGCGGCGCAGCCAGGACGAGATCAATCCGGTTTGA
- a CDS encoding CaiB/BaiF CoA transferase family protein produces MGDSHDTPLDGIRVLELGQLIAGPFAGRMLAEFGAEVIKVEPPGVGDPLRKWRLLHDGTSVWWAAQSRNKTSLTLDLRTPEGQDVVRRLVADTDVLIENFRPGTLEGWGLGWDALSAINPGLVMLRVSGFGQTGPYRDRPGFGVIAEAMGGLRHLTGEPGRTPVRVGISLGDSLSALHGVIGVLLALRHREQQGGKGQVVDVALYESVFNMMESLLPEYAAFGAVREPAGSSLPGIAPTNAYRCRDGKYALIAGNGDSIFRRLMELIGRPDLGNDPALAHNDGRVAQVARIDAAIGEWSARHDLDDVLAALNDARIPSGRIYDVADIAADPHYRARDMIVDAALPDGTPVLVPGIVPKLDATPGRIERPAPALGADTDAVLESLGIDAATRDDWRTRGVI; encoded by the coding sequence ATCGGAGACAGTCATGACACGCCCCTGGACGGCATCCGCGTGCTGGAGCTTGGCCAACTGATCGCCGGGCCGTTCGCGGGCCGGATGCTCGCCGAATTCGGCGCGGAGGTCATCAAGGTCGAGCCGCCGGGCGTCGGCGATCCGCTGCGCAAATGGCGGCTGCTGCACGACGGCACGTCGGTCTGGTGGGCCGCGCAGTCGCGCAACAAGACCTCGCTCACGCTCGACCTGCGCACGCCCGAAGGGCAGGACGTCGTGCGCCGCCTCGTCGCCGACACCGACGTGCTGATCGAAAACTTCCGGCCCGGCACGCTCGAAGGCTGGGGGCTCGGCTGGGACGCACTGTCCGCAATCAATCCGGGGCTCGTGATGCTGCGCGTGTCGGGCTTCGGGCAGACGGGCCCGTATCGCGACCGGCCCGGCTTCGGCGTGATCGCCGAGGCGATGGGCGGCCTGCGCCACCTGACCGGCGAACCGGGCCGCACGCCGGTGCGCGTCGGCATCTCGCTCGGCGATTCGCTGTCGGCGCTGCACGGCGTGATCGGCGTGCTGCTGGCGTTGCGGCATCGCGAGCAGCAGGGCGGCAAGGGGCAGGTCGTCGACGTCGCGCTGTACGAATCGGTGTTCAACATGATGGAAAGCCTGCTGCCCGAATATGCGGCGTTCGGCGCGGTGCGCGAGCCGGCCGGCAGCAGCCTGCCGGGCATCGCGCCGACCAACGCGTACCGTTGCCGCGACGGCAAGTACGCGCTGATCGCCGGCAACGGCGACAGCATCTTCCGGCGCCTGATGGAACTGATCGGTCGCCCCGATCTGGGCAACGATCCGGCGCTCGCCCACAACGACGGGCGCGTCGCGCAGGTCGCGCGCATCGATGCGGCGATCGGCGAATGGAGCGCCCGCCACGACCTCGACGACGTGCTCGCCGCGCTGAACGACGCGCGCATTCCGTCCGGACGCATCTACGACGTAGCCGACATCGCGGCCGACCCGCACTACCGTGCGCGCGACATGATCGTCGACGCCGCGCTGCCCGACGGCACGCCCGTGCTGGTGCCGGGCATCGTGCCGAAACTCGACGCGACGCCCGGGCGCATCGAGCGGCCGGCGCCCGCGCTCGGCGCCGATACCGATGCGGTACTCGAATCGCTCGGCATCGATGCGGCGACGCGCGACGACTGGCGTACGCGCGGCGTGATCTGA
- a CDS encoding DUF4148 domain-containing protein, which yields MKTQLIAALFVAVSAAVAAPAFANEATVTRAQVRAELAQLQHVGYPLNRATDATYPNDLQAALTQIHADDAVAANAPASGYGGNGDTATQSGRRYVASVAERSVYFGH from the coding sequence ATGAAAACCCAATTGATCGCTGCCCTGTTCGTCGCTGTTTCGGCTGCCGTAGCCGCTCCCGCGTTTGCCAATGAAGCCACCGTGACGCGTGCGCAGGTGCGCGCCGAACTCGCGCAGCTTCAACACGTCGGCTATCCGCTGAACCGCGCGACGGATGCCACCTACCCCAACGATCTGCAGGCCGCATTGACGCAGATCCACGCCGACGACGCCGTCGCGGCCAACGCACCGGCTTCCGGCTACGGCGGCAACGGCGACACCGCGACGCAATCCGGCCGCCGGTATGTCGCAAGCGTGGCCGAGCGCTCGGTGTACTTCGGTCACTGA
- a CDS encoding D-2-hydroxyacid dehydrogenase, with protein sequence MFSVSAPAKIVFLDRATLSPQTGLKPFPFPHVVQIFDRTAAHEVAARIRDADIVVTNKVRLDAAALAAARPLRMIAIAATGTDIVDLDTCAARGIVVSNIRGYAVRTVPEHTFALIFALRRSLVAYRDAVRAGRWLDSGQFCFFDHPIRDLAGSTLGIVGDGVLGRAVAAIARALDMRVLFAAHGDTSGDGHAPLDTLLRDSDVITLHCPLTPATRHLIDAHAFARMARRPLLINTARGGLVDESALVDALQSGQIAGAGFDVVTQEPLPAAHPFHAILSHPAFILTPHVAWASDEAMQALADQLVDNIAAFVGGEPRHVV encoded by the coding sequence ATGTTTTCCGTTTCCGCTCCCGCGAAGATCGTGTTCCTCGACCGCGCGACGCTGTCGCCGCAGACCGGGCTGAAGCCGTTTCCGTTCCCGCACGTAGTGCAGATATTCGACCGGACAGCCGCGCACGAGGTCGCGGCGCGCATCCGCGACGCGGACATCGTCGTGACCAACAAGGTGCGGCTCGACGCGGCGGCCCTCGCCGCCGCGCGGCCGTTGCGGATGATCGCGATCGCGGCGACCGGCACGGACATCGTCGATCTCGATACCTGTGCGGCACGCGGGATCGTCGTGAGCAATATTCGCGGCTATGCGGTGCGCACGGTGCCCGAGCATACGTTCGCGCTGATCTTCGCGCTGCGGCGCAGCCTCGTCGCTTATCGCGACGCGGTGCGCGCGGGGCGCTGGCTCGACAGCGGGCAGTTCTGCTTCTTCGACCACCCGATTCGCGACCTGGCCGGTTCGACGCTCGGGATCGTCGGCGACGGCGTGCTCGGGCGCGCGGTGGCCGCCATCGCGCGTGCGCTCGACATGCGGGTGCTGTTCGCGGCGCACGGCGACACATCGGGCGACGGTCATGCGCCGCTCGACACGCTGCTGCGCGACAGCGACGTGATCACGCTGCACTGCCCGCTCACGCCGGCCACTCGGCACCTGATCGACGCACACGCGTTTGCGCGGATGGCGCGCCGGCCGCTGCTGATCAATACCGCGCGCGGCGGGCTCGTGGACGAAAGCGCACTCGTCGATGCGTTGCAGTCGGGGCAGATCGCGGGCGCGGGGTTCGACGTGGTCACGCAGGAGCCGTTGCCGGCCGCGCATCCGTTTCACGCGATCCTGTCGCATCCGGCGTTCATCCTGACGCCGCACGTCGCGTGGGCGAGCGACGAGGCGATGCAGGCGCTCGCCGATCAGCTCGTGGACAACATCGCCGCGTTCGTCGGTGGTGAACCGCGGCACGTCGTGTGA
- a CDS encoding GFA family protein: MSATWFKGSCHCGAVKFEVIAAIAPAVRCNCSLCRRRGALMSPMFAAAHLTIVEGEDALTCYHFNTHTARHYFCSRCGVYPFHQTRKDPACWRVNLGCLDGVDPTALDATVLDGASLSVVEEA, encoded by the coding sequence ATGTCTGCCACCTGGTTCAAAGGGTCCTGCCATTGCGGGGCCGTCAAATTCGAAGTCATCGCGGCCATTGCACCGGCCGTCCGCTGCAACTGCAGCCTGTGCCGTCGGCGCGGCGCGCTGATGAGCCCGATGTTCGCCGCCGCCCACCTGACGATCGTCGAAGGCGAGGACGCGCTGACGTGCTATCACTTCAACACGCACACCGCACGCCACTATTTCTGCAGCCGGTGCGGCGTCTATCCGTTCCACCAGACCCGCAAGGACCCGGCATGCTGGCGCGTCAATCTCGGTTGCCTCGACGGCGTCGATCCGACCGCGCTCGACGCGACGGTCCTCGATGGCGCGAGCCTTTCGGTCGTGGAGGAAGCATGA
- a CDS encoding organic hydroperoxide resistance protein, whose protein sequence is MSKIDKVLYTGKTHTTSGGRDGAARSSDGRLDIQLSSPGSAGTGTNPEQLFAAGWSACFIGAMQLAARAAKVTLPADLAVDAEVDLGTAGNAYFLQARLNVSVPGLERDVAQRIVDAAHQTCPYSKATRGNIDVEIRIA, encoded by the coding sequence ATGAGCAAGATCGACAAAGTGCTGTACACGGGCAAGACGCATACGACTTCCGGCGGCCGCGACGGCGCCGCGCGCAGTTCCGATGGCCGCCTCGACATCCAGTTGTCGTCGCCGGGCAGCGCGGGCACCGGCACCAACCCGGAACAGCTGTTCGCGGCCGGCTGGTCGGCCTGCTTCATCGGCGCGATGCAGCTTGCGGCGCGTGCTGCGAAGGTGACGCTGCCGGCCGATCTCGCGGTCGACGCCGAAGTGGACCTCGGCACGGCGGGCAACGCGTACTTCCTGCAAGCCCGGCTGAACGTGAGCGTGCCGGGGCTCGAGCGCGACGTCGCGCAACGCATCGTCGACGCCGCGCACCAGACTTGCCCGTATTCGAAGGCGACGCGCGGCAACATCGACGTCGAGATCCGGATCGCCTGA
- a CDS encoding GNAT family N-acetyltransferase — MPDAMTGNATTDAHVLDRVVWNALTGRQRRFALGDGRAVRFPTAIAPFAAIDDTSPASFDALCGLIAAHGPAALVTPDEIEPPAALSVIRRATLLQMTWQGTLDTTHEAEPVPLGEADVPDMLALTAAAQPGPFGPRTFELGHYIGVRSEGRLAAMAGQRMQVDGYTEISAVCVDAAFRRQGLAARLIRSLIATIGARAETPFLHVLTTNRVAIERYLALGFVVRREMHLMVLGDAHA; from the coding sequence ATGCCGGACGCCATGACCGGAAACGCGACAACCGATGCGCACGTGCTCGACCGGGTCGTCTGGAATGCGCTCACGGGCAGGCAGCGCCGCTTTGCGCTCGGCGATGGTCGTGCGGTGCGGTTCCCGACGGCCATCGCGCCATTTGCCGCGATCGACGACACGAGCCCGGCGTCGTTCGACGCGCTGTGCGGGCTGATCGCCGCACACGGGCCGGCGGCGCTCGTCACGCCGGACGAGATCGAGCCGCCGGCAGCTTTGTCGGTGATTCGGCGAGCGACGTTACTTCAAATGACCTGGCAAGGAACCTTGGACACGACGCACGAAGCGGAGCCTGTTCCGCTCGGGGAAGCCGACGTGCCTGACATGCTCGCGCTGACCGCCGCCGCGCAGCCGGGTCCGTTCGGCCCGCGTACGTTCGAGCTTGGCCACTACATCGGCGTGCGCAGTGAAGGCCGACTGGCCGCGATGGCCGGCCAGCGGATGCAGGTCGACGGCTATACCGAGATCAGCGCCGTCTGCGTGGATGCCGCGTTTCGCCGGCAAGGGCTTGCCGCGCGGCTGATCCGGTCGTTGATCGCGACGATCGGCGCGCGTGCGGAAACGCCGTTCCTGCACGTCCTCACGACGAACCGGGTGGCGATCGAACGTTATCTCGCACTCGGTTTCGTGGTCCGTCGCGAGATGCACCTGATGGTGCTGGGCGATGCGCACGCATGA
- a CDS encoding alpha/beta hydrolase encodes MTILYRGMDRAALDAAYLNTKAVPDFPALLASCQARSAALYAATPGRRDLRYGAQPAQRFDWLPCGRRDAPLFVFIHGGYWQHCTKEDFAYAASGPLARGYDVVLAEYTLAPVATMTDIVGEIGALLDHLAADRDGLGIAGRPIHLSGHSAGGHLTAMHRAHPAVASALAISPLVDLEPIALCCLNDKLQLTAHEVDAYSPLHHIEPGAPTVVAVGDAELPELIRQADEYATACEAAGERIARTWLPGMQHFAVLDDLATPDGAMLAALHAIAPR; translated from the coding sequence ATGACGATCCTCTATCGCGGCATGGACCGCGCGGCGCTCGACGCCGCGTACCTGAACACGAAGGCTGTTCCCGATTTCCCCGCGTTGCTCGCGTCATGCCAGGCGCGCAGCGCGGCGCTGTATGCCGCGACGCCCGGCCGCCGCGACCTGCGCTACGGCGCGCAACCCGCGCAGCGATTCGACTGGCTGCCGTGCGGGCGGCGCGATGCGCCGCTGTTCGTGTTCATCCACGGCGGCTACTGGCAGCACTGCACGAAAGAGGATTTCGCGTATGCGGCGAGCGGGCCGCTCGCGCGCGGCTACGACGTCGTGCTCGCCGAATACACGCTCGCGCCGGTCGCGACGATGACCGATATCGTCGGCGAGATCGGCGCGCTGCTCGACCATCTCGCGGCCGACCGCGACGGCCTCGGGATCGCGGGGCGGCCGATTCATCTGAGCGGCCACTCCGCGGGCGGCCATCTGACGGCGATGCACCGCGCACATCCGGCCGTCGCATCGGCGCTTGCGATCAGCCCGCTCGTCGATCTCGAACCGATCGCGCTGTGCTGCCTGAACGACAAACTGCAGCTCACCGCACACGAGGTCGACGCATACAGTCCGCTGCATCACATCGAGCCCGGCGCCCCGACCGTCGTGGCGGTCGGCGATGCGGAACTGCCCGAACTCATCCGGCAGGCAGACGAATACGCGACGGCGTGCGAAGCCGCCGGCGAGCGAATCGCCCGCACGTGGCTGCCCGGCATGCAGCACTTCGCGGTGCTCGACGATCTCGCGACGCCCGACGGCGCGATGCTCGCCGCATTGCACGCGATCGCGCCGCGCTAG
- a CDS encoding VOC family protein — protein sequence MTLIDHLDHLVLTCVDPERTKHFYTEVLQMQLETFGAGRLAFRFGNQKINLHVRGAEFEPKAHVPVPGALDLCFIASVPLDDVIAHLRRVDWPIVEGPVERTGATQKIRSVYVRDPDLNLIEISELI from the coding sequence ATGACGCTGATCGACCATCTCGATCATCTCGTGCTGACCTGCGTCGATCCGGAACGGACGAAGCATTTCTACACCGAGGTGCTGCAGATGCAGCTCGAAACCTTCGGCGCGGGCCGGCTCGCGTTCCGTTTCGGCAACCAGAAGATCAACCTCCACGTGCGCGGCGCGGAATTCGAGCCGAAAGCGCATGTGCCGGTGCCGGGCGCGCTCGACCTGTGCTTCATCGCGTCGGTTCCGCTCGACGACGTGATCGCGCACCTGCGACGCGTCGACTGGCCGATCGTGGAAGGGCCCGTCGAACGCACGGGCGCGACGCAGAAAATCCGCTCGGTCTACGTGCGCGATCCCGACCTGAACCTGATCGAAATCTCCGAGCTGATCTGA
- a CDS encoding LysR family transcriptional regulator, which yields MVNPLHFDLQSLRVFALVAEHGSLTKAAEHGQLTLSAVSKRIAELESVTGSALFVRHARGVELTPAGRALLDHAAKVIEQVNRMAHEMSDYVAGVRGHIHVWTNTSAIVQFLPADLAAFLTDNPGIKVSLEERLSHEIVDALASGKADLGVFADNVPAPGIERRLYRRDELVLLVPRTHRFAARERIRFADTLDEDYVGLSDGSSLLARMTDAAFAAERSLKLRIQVSNFDGVSRMIEAGLGIGVLPRDAVTGERAARLGVVTLDDAWATRTLWVGVKAGSVLTTDVAKLFDFMSAR from the coding sequence ATGGTGAACCCGCTTCATTTCGATCTGCAGTCGCTGCGCGTGTTCGCGCTCGTCGCCGAGCACGGCAGTCTGACGAAGGCCGCCGAACACGGCCAGCTCACGTTGTCCGCGGTCAGCAAGCGCATCGCCGAACTCGAAAGCGTGACCGGCAGCGCACTCTTCGTCCGGCATGCGCGCGGTGTCGAGCTGACGCCCGCGGGCCGCGCGCTGCTCGATCATGCGGCGAAGGTGATCGAACAGGTCAACCGGATGGCGCACGAGATGAGCGACTACGTCGCCGGCGTGCGCGGCCATATCCACGTCTGGACCAACACGTCCGCGATCGTCCAGTTCCTGCCCGCCGATCTCGCCGCGTTCCTCACCGACAACCCCGGCATCAAGGTCAGCCTCGAGGAGCGGCTGAGTCACGAGATCGTCGACGCGCTCGCGTCGGGCAAGGCCGATCTCGGCGTATTCGCCGACAACGTGCCGGCGCCCGGCATCGAACGGCGGCTGTACCGGCGCGACGAGCTCGTGCTGCTCGTGCCACGCACGCACCGGTTCGCCGCGCGCGAGCGCATCCGCTTCGCGGATACGCTCGACGAGGACTACGTGGGCTTGAGCGACGGCAGTTCGCTGCTCGCGCGGATGACCGACGCGGCGTTCGCGGCCGAGCGCTCGCTGAAGCTGCGAATCCAGGTATCGAATTTCGACGGGGTGAGCCGGATGATCGAGGCCGGACTCGGCATCGGCGTGCTGCCGCGCGATGCGGTGACCGGCGAGCGCGCGGCGCGGCTCGGTGTCGTGACGCTCGACGACGCGTGGGCGACGCGCACGCTGTGGGTCGGCGTGAAGGCGGGCAGCGTGCTGACGACCGACGTCGCGAAGCTGTTCGATTTCATGTCGGCGCGGTGA